Sequence from the Geoalkalibacter sp. genome:
GCTGGGCGGCGGCCCGGATGGACGATCTGGCCAACTGGATTCCCGCGCGCCTCACCGCCTTTTTGATGGTGGCGGCCGCCTTTCCCCTGGGTCTCAACGGCTTTGACGCCCTGCGCATCACCCTGCGCGACGCGCGCAAGCACCGCAGCCCCAACGCCGGCTGGCCCGAAGCGGCCGCCGCCGGGGCCCTGGGCATTCAACTCGGCGGACCGGCCGTGTATTTCGGGGAAAAGGTGGACAAGGTCACCCTCGGCGACGCCGAAAAGCCCGTAACCCTGACCAGCTATTACCGCATGGTGCGCCTCATGTACCTAACCTCTTTTTTCGCCCTGGGACTCGGCCTGGCCGTTCTGGCGCTGATTTTCTAGGGGGATGAGGGCATGAGATCCGTTGAACACGGCGGCAACGTCCTGCAAACGGCGCGCGAACTTGGCCTGGCGCCGGAAGACATCCTGGATTTCTCCGCGAGCATCAACCCCCTGGGCATTGCCGACGGAGTCAGGGAGGCCATCCTTGCCTCCCTCGCGCGCCTCCAGCATTATCCCGAAATCGACGGGGACTCCCTGCGCGAGGCCCTGGCCGTCCATCACCGGTTGCCGCCGGAACATTTTTTGCCGGGCAGCGGCTCCACGGAACTCATCTACCTGCTGCCGCGCGTGCTGCGCCCCCGGCGTGCCCTCTTGGTCGCGCCCTGCTTCAGCGAATATGCGCGCAGCCTCGGCCAGATCGGCTGCGCCGTCGAATTCGCGCCCCTGTCCCCGGCCGACGGCTTCGCCTTTGCTTCCGAGCCTCTATTGAATCGCCTCGACCGCGACACGGACCTCGTCATCCTCGCCAATCCCAACAATCCGACGGGCCGCGCCGTCGCCCCCGAGATCCTGCTGGAGCTGGCCGCACGGCTCCCCGAACGGACGCTGCTCCTGGTCGACGAGGCCTTCGTTGATTTTTGTCCCGAATATTCCCTGCTGCCGCACCTGGATCGGACACGCAACCTGTTGGTACTGCGCTCCCTCACCAAGTTCTACGCCATTCCCGGCCTGCGCGCCGGCTATCTGGCCGGTCCGCCCGGCGTCATCGCGCGCCTGGCGCAAGCGCGCGAACCCTGGACACTCTCGACCCCGGCCCTTTGCGCGGCCCGGGCCTGCCTTGATGAGGAAGAGTTTCGCCGCCGGACCTGGGAGCTTCTGCCCCAGTGGCGCACGCAGTTGATGCAGGGGCTGAGCAGCCTGGGATGGGAGGTGGTACCCGGCGCGGCCAACTATCTGCTCGGGCGCCTGCCCGACGGGGTGCCGGGCGCCGGAGAGCTGACCGCGAAACTGCGGACGCGGGGCATTCTGATTCGCGACTGCGGCAATTTCCCCGGGCTGGATGAGCGCTATGCTCGGGTCGCGGTGCGCCTGCCCGAGGACAACCGGCGTCTGCTCCGCGCCCTGCGCGCCGCACTGCCCCCTTGCTCCTGAAAAACCCTCAAAGGGTGCCCCTCGGTCCCGAACCGCGCCGCAGCCAGTCGCTCAGGCTCATCATCGGCTCTTCGATGCGCGCCAGGGCCCCTTCGTACCAGCGCCGGTAAAACGGCCGTCTTCGCCAATCCTCGTAGCGGATTTCCGTGCTCGCGGCCAGGGCGTTTTCAAACAGCACATGCAATTGCTCGGCAATCAGCGCATCGGCGAACTCCTGATTGGCCTCCAGGTTCCAGCGGTGATTCCAGCGATCGAGGTTGCTGGAACCAAGGCTCGCCCAATCGTCGCACAACACGAACTTGGCATGCAGAAAGCGCGGCTGATACTCGAAGATGCGCACGCCGTTGCGCAACAACGACTCATAGTAGCGGTGGCCGAGATGGCGGATGCTGGGGTGATCGCTGCGCGGTCCGGGCAGCAGCAGGCGCACGTCGACGCCGCGCCGCGCGGCCTGCTGCACCGCGCGGCGCAGCTTGAGGGGCGGGAGAAAATAGGCGGTGGCCAGCCACACCCGGTAGCGGGCCTGGCGCACCTGCATGACGAAGGAACGCAGGATTTCCGAGCGGCTCATGGCCCGGCCGTGGATGGCCAGGCGTCCAAAGCTTCCGGGCAGCAGCGCGAGGGGCGTGTTCAGGGGCAAATCGTCGCGGCGGGTGTCGAAGCGCCGCCAGGTATCGAGAAACAGGGCCTGCCAGTCGGCTACGCAGGCGCCGCGAATTTCCAGCATGGTTTCGTGCCACCAGCGCCCGGGCGACACCTGTGGGTCGAAATGATCACTGATCCCCGCGCCGCCGGTGAAGGCGCGCTCGCCATCCACCACCAGGATTTTGCGATGATCCCGCAGAAAAAAACGCGGCAGATTGCGCCAGCCCAGGGGGTTGAAAAAAGCCAGTCGCACCCCTGACTCGGCGAGCCGCCGGCGGTCGGCGCGGCGCAGCCAGAAGGCACCCAGGTCATCGAGCAGCACCCGGACCTCGACGCCGCGCGCCGCCGCCGCGCCCAGCGCGGCGATGA
This genomic interval carries:
- the cobD gene encoding threonine-phosphate decarboxylase CobD encodes the protein MRSVEHGGNVLQTARELGLAPEDILDFSASINPLGIADGVREAILASLARLQHYPEIDGDSLREALAVHHRLPPEHFLPGSGSTELIYLLPRVLRPRRALLVAPCFSEYARSLGQIGCAVEFAPLSPADGFAFASEPLLNRLDRDTDLVILANPNNPTGRAVAPEILLELAARLPERTLLLVDEAFVDFCPEYSLLPHLDRTRNLLVLRSLTKFYAIPGLRAGYLAGPPGVIARLAQAREPWTLSTPALCAARACLDEEEFRRRTWELLPQWRTQLMQGLSSLGWEVVPGAANYLLGRLPDGVPGAGELTAKLRTRGILIRDCGNFPGLDERYARVAVRLPEDNRRLLRALRAALPPCS
- a CDS encoding phospholipase D-like domain-containing protein — translated: MHREKKGKYRFAWRQGNQFRLLVNGNEFYPAMLEAIAGARHSVFLEMYLVDSGAVADRFIAALGAAAARGVEVRVLLDDLGAFWLRRADRRRLAESGVRLAFFNPLGWRNLPRFFLRDHRKILVVDGERAFTGGAGISDHFDPQVSPGRWWHETMLEIRGACVADWQALFLDTWRRFDTRRDDLPLNTPLALLPGSFGRLAIHGRAMSRSEILRSFVMQVRQARYRVWLATAYFLPPLKLRRAVQQAARRGVDVRLLLPGPRSDHPSIRHLGHRYYESLLRNGVRIFEYQPRFLHAKFVLCDDWASLGSSNLDRWNHRWNLEANQEFADALIAEQLHVLFENALAASTEIRYEDWRRRPFYRRWYEGALARIEEPMMSLSDWLRRGSGPRGTL